The segment TGGACTAATCTTGACCCTCCTAGAGCTAGATTAGCAAACATGGATCTTGTTCTTGAAAGATAAAAAAGTTCGAATCAATCAAAACTTAGTTCGAGCTTTCTTAAAAATGCAAAAGCTAAGCTAGGGAAAGAAATGTCTAAATTGATATTGCATGAAGTTTTACCTATTTCTTCAACTTTTACTTCAAGTTGCAGCGAACGTTGCAAAATTGGTTAAGGGTCCTTCAGCTTATGAGGTGACAGAGGTGTATTTGGAAGATGAGTATAAAGAGATACAAGAATGGGTAAATAGCTTTAGGCCTTTATAGGAAGAAAAAAGGGTGACGATTATGTGTGATGGGTGGAAAGAGACAACTAATAAACATATAATCAATTTCTTGATTTATAGTACAAAGGTACTGCTTTTAAAACATTCATTGATGCTAGCAGTGTTACCTCTTGTACTACTGAGTATTATTTTGGTTTAATGGACAAAATAGTCGATGAAATCAGTGAATAATTTGTTGTTCAGGTTGTTACAAACAATGAAACAGCTATCAAAGCCGATGGTCAAATGTTGATGCAAAGAGAAGGCACTTGTATTGGTCTGCATGTTCTACTCATTGCTTGGATcttattttggaagaaattggcaATAGGAAAAGTGTGAAAAAGGTCTTAGATGAGGCAAAAAAGATAACTTCTTTCATATACAATCATACTTGGTCAATTGATTATATGAAAAAATATATCAAGGGTGTAGATTTCTTGCAACCTGGGATCACTAGATTTACTACCAATTTTATTGCTTTGGAGAGCATTGTTAGAAGCAAACAAGCCCTAAAGGAAATGGTGACTTTTTCAGCATGGAAAAGGTTCACATATGCAAGAAAACCAACTGGACTAGAAATGATGAAAGTTATTAACTCAAGTGAGTTATGGAAAAAGGTTGTTGATGTCTTAAATATCCAAGAACCGTTCGTTAAAGTGTTAAAAATATGTGATGGCGATGAAAAACCAACTATGGGTTTTACTTATGAAGCTATGGATCAAGAAAAGTTGGCAATTCAAAGAGATTGTCACTATTACCAGAAATATTGGGATATTATTGATAAGAGATAGAGTGATCAACTAAGTAATAATTTGCATTCTGTTGGTACATcgtaaaacttttaaatattttaatttgtatAGTGTTTTATTTAGATATttactatattatttattatacagGATATTTCTTAAATCCACAGTTTCTGTATGGAGGCAGTTCCACAAACCATGTACTTTGTGAAACCATGAATGGAGTTAGAAATGTTATACAAAAGCTAGAGCCTAACATGAGTAATCAAGTTTTGGAAATAAATcaagtatatatttatatacctaAATTTGTAAAGGAGCCTATAAATTCTTATATTGTAATtactgatttatttatttttagttgttGCTATATCGAGATAAAGTGGATTCTTTTGGAACACCATTAGCTCAAGCTGCAATTCTAAAGATTAATTCTGGTAAAAAAGAATTTTACCTTTATAGTTTTGTAGATAATAAAGATATATTTATAGATACTTTACgaattgaatcttattatttatatttttttttgtgtagCTGAATGGTGGATTAATTATGGAGGTTGTGCTCCTCAACTTGAAGGCATTACTGTTAGAGTTTTGAGTCAAACAACTTCATATTCAAATTGTGAGCACAACtggtgtaacactcctaacccgaatctgtcactgaaatagggttgcagagcattaccgaaatttACAGAACAAATAAACGgatatttcatatcatatatgTAATACCCCTCACCCTTATTCactgtcagaatagggttacaaggtattaccgatcaatacacgtCATTTATCATACATGcatcatacatttatgcattcatattcAAATACCATTCACCATAATTacgttgtcccttataagggtctatgaggccttaaacatgcattagaagtggttcgggactaaaccgacaacATATAAGAATTTTAgaagcttagaaaaatttcaaacatataagggtcacacgcccgtgtgaacagactgtgtgcctcacacggtttcagacacactcgtgtcacaggccgtgtgaaaacaaggcatacatactgacttgggtcacacgaccgaccacacgctcgtgtgtctagcccgtgtacccttcgaagtggccacacacgcctgtgtgctaggccgtgtaactcactgacttgtaccacacggccagtcgCACACCCATGTGTGAGActgtgtagagcatactgacttcaattcaatttcaactcgAAGGGATACACGACCGTGTAGCATGACCTGTgtcatacacgactgagacacatacccgtgtctctgcccgtgttgtaacacccctaacccg is part of the Gossypium arboreum isolate Shixiya-1 chromosome 5, ASM2569848v2, whole genome shotgun sequence genome and harbors:
- the LOC108451171 gene encoding uncharacterized protein LOC108451171; this translates as MPRLRNKEDAAPSDDYGWRWGEPVEGNHNNVKCRFCGRFIKGGITRLKEHLAAKKGNVARYPHVSVEVRKTIVQHQEYHSEKAAKQRRKEELEERIRLGDRGDYGDSGGGDDEELTIARREIAANVAKLVKGPSAYEVTEVYLEDEYKEIQEWYKGTAFKTFIDASSVTSCTTDYQSRWSNVDAKRRHLYWSACSTHCLDLILEEIGNRKSVKKVLDEAKKITSFIYNHTWSIDYMKKYIKGVDFLQPGITRFTTNFIALESIVRSKQALKEMVTFSAWKRFTYARKPTGLEMMKVINSSELWKKVVDVLNIQEPFVKVLKICDGDEKPTMGFTYEAMDQEKLAIQRDCHYYQKYWDIIDKR